A single window of Oceanococcus atlanticus DNA harbors:
- a CDS encoding bifunctional diguanylate cyclase/phosphodiesterase, with protein MLLNATVRKNLPLAITLVVGTLVTLGAWRFVQDVEHERSALAFSQRVDNTADAILDRFAAYQQVLHGGAALLHASRDVSRNEWRVYVEHLMLEEMFPGIQGVGYAVNLGPDDLMAHERAVRADGFPDYRVHPQADRASRPSSAILYLEPFDVRNQRAFGYDMYSNAIRRAAMAKARDSGRPALSGRVTLLQEMDQDLQAGTLLYLPVYREDGPLETVAQRRAALLGWVYSPFRMNNLMQGILGPDLSGVRLRVFDGLEQGDENLLFDNDPQADVGQAPLTAQRVLQVAGRPWTMSLALPPVVAATGLSQASTVLIGGLVTTLLLAWVVFSLRTSEERAGRLAWEMTDALRASERRYRAILEHTADGILTIDERGIVRSFNKAAEAIFGYSADEVIGHNVSRLMPERYRAQHDGYVARMETSASHRNLGMRREVVGLRSDGEEFPLWLAVNKIPTRGALEYVGMVSDLTERKRIQAELQYTAHHDALTTLPNRAVLKDRLDQAIRHARREGNKVAVLMLDLDHFKRINDTLGHHVGDDLLISIALRLEASVRDVDTVVRMGGDEFVIVLPSVNGRDDVVPVVEKLIRILAQPISVVGHEMIITPSIGVCLCPDDGQDERALLKHADTAMYQAKAAGRGNYKFFESHMLRTNQRRLETETALRRALDRDEFSLRFQPQINIHSGQLIGCEALVRWHHPQLGDVSPGLFIPMAEEMGLIGSIGDWVLISACQQAAKMQQELGQPLQVAVNISPQQFFRNDIISSINRALAMSGFPASQLEVEITEGVLLENSRETVQLLHKIRSLGVSLAVDDFGTGYSSLSYLTRFPIDKLKIDQSFVRDITTDASDAAVASAIIAMAHSLKLAVVAEGVETLEQYEFLSQRQCDVAQGFYFGRPVTSTEFVDSAQQFQTQPALGDARRASLDQLH; from the coding sequence ATGCTGCTCAACGCCACCGTCCGCAAAAACCTGCCGCTTGCCATCACCTTGGTTGTTGGGACCCTGGTGACGCTGGGTGCCTGGCGTTTTGTGCAGGACGTTGAACATGAGCGCAGCGCCCTGGCCTTCAGTCAGCGGGTCGATAACACCGCCGACGCCATTCTGGATCGTTTTGCCGCCTACCAGCAGGTGCTGCACGGCGGCGCCGCGCTGCTGCACGCCTCGCGCGATGTGTCGCGCAATGAATGGCGCGTGTATGTGGAACACCTCATGCTGGAGGAGATGTTCCCCGGTATTCAGGGCGTGGGTTATGCCGTCAATCTGGGACCGGATGATCTGATGGCCCACGAACGCGCGGTCAGGGCCGATGGATTCCCTGACTATCGCGTGCATCCTCAGGCCGACCGGGCTTCGCGCCCGTCATCAGCCATTCTGTATCTGGAGCCGTTCGATGTGCGCAATCAGCGCGCGTTTGGCTATGACATGTATTCCAATGCCATTCGCCGTGCCGCGATGGCCAAGGCGCGTGACAGCGGGCGGCCGGCCTTGTCGGGGCGGGTGACGTTGCTGCAGGAGATGGATCAGGATCTGCAAGCCGGCACCTTGTTATATCTGCCGGTGTATCGCGAGGACGGCCCGCTGGAGACCGTGGCACAACGTCGCGCCGCGCTGCTGGGTTGGGTGTACAGCCCGTTTCGTATGAACAATCTGATGCAGGGCATACTCGGCCCTGATCTGAGCGGTGTACGCCTGCGCGTCTTCGATGGTTTGGAGCAAGGCGACGAAAACCTGTTGTTCGACAACGACCCGCAAGCGGATGTTGGGCAAGCGCCACTCACGGCTCAACGCGTGCTGCAGGTCGCCGGGCGGCCCTGGACGATGTCCCTGGCCTTGCCGCCGGTTGTCGCGGCTACCGGTCTTTCGCAGGCATCCACGGTTTTGATCGGAGGCCTGGTGACCACGCTGCTGCTGGCCTGGGTGGTGTTCAGCTTGCGCACATCGGAAGAGCGGGCCGGGCGTCTCGCCTGGGAAATGACCGATGCCTTGCGCGCTAGCGAGCGCCGCTATCGCGCCATTTTGGAGCACACGGCCGACGGCATCCTGACCATCGATGAGCGCGGCATCGTGCGCAGCTTTAATAAGGCCGCAGAAGCCATATTCGGCTACAGCGCCGATGAGGTCATCGGTCATAATGTGTCGCGGCTGATGCCCGAGCGCTACCGCGCCCAGCATGATGGTTATGTTGCGCGCATGGAAACCAGCGCCTCACACCGCAATCTGGGCATGCGCCGGGAAGTGGTTGGCTTGCGCAGCGATGGTGAGGAATTCCCGCTGTGGCTGGCGGTGAACAAGATTCCCACACGCGGGGCTCTGGAATACGTTGGCATGGTCAGCGATCTGACCGAGCGCAAGCGCATTCAGGCCGAGCTGCAGTACACCGCGCACCATGACGCGCTGACCACCTTGCCAAACCGCGCCGTACTCAAAGATCGGTTGGATCAGGCGATACGCCACGCCCGGCGTGAGGGCAACAAGGTGGCGGTCTTGATGCTCGACCTGGATCACTTCAAGCGCATCAATGACACCCTGGGTCATCACGTGGGTGATGACTTGTTGATCAGCATTGCGTTGCGTCTTGAGGCTTCGGTCCGTGATGTCGACACCGTGGTCCGCATGGGCGGCGACGAGTTCGTCATCGTGCTGCCATCGGTCAACGGTCGTGATGATGTGGTCCCGGTGGTCGAAAAGCTGATCCGGATTCTGGCCCAACCGATTTCCGTGGTGGGTCATGAAATGATCATCACGCCCAGCATCGGTGTGTGTTTGTGTCCGGATGATGGGCAGGACGAGCGTGCTTTGCTTAAGCATGCGGATACCGCGATGTATCAGGCCAAGGCGGCTGGACGTGGCAACTACAAGTTTTTCGAAAGCCACATGCTGCGCACCAACCAGCGTCGTCTGGAAACTGAGACGGCATTGCGACGCGCGCTGGATCGCGATGAATTCTCATTGCGCTTCCAGCCACAGATCAATATTCACAGCGGTCAGCTGATCGGCTGTGAAGCGCTGGTGCGCTGGCACCACCCGCAGCTTGGTGATGTCTCGCCCGGTTTGTTTATTCCGATGGCCGAAGAAATGGGCTTGATCGGGTCGATTGGTGATTGGGTGTTGATCAGCGCCTGCCAGCAGGCGGCAAAAATGCAACAGGAGCTGGGTCAGCCCTTGCAGGTGGCGGTCAATATTTCACCGCAACAGTTTTTCCGCAATGACATCATCAGCAGCATCAATCGGGCCCTGGCCATGTCCGGCTTCCCTGCATCCCAGCTGGAAGTGGAGATCACCGAGGGTGTGCTGCTGGAAAACTCGCGGGAAACCGTGCAGTTGCTGCACAAAATTCGCTCGCTGGGTGTTTCGTTGGCGGTGGATGATTTCGGCACGGGATATTCCAGCCTGTCGTATCTGACCCGTTTCCCGATCGACAAATTGAAGATCGATCAGAGCTTTGTTCGCGACATCACCACCGACGCCAGTGATGCGGCGGTGGCCAGCGCGATCATCGCCATGGCTCACTCGCTCAAACTGGCGGTGGTGGCCGAGGGGGTGGAGACGCTGGAGCAGTACGAATTCCTGAGCCAGCGTCAATGCGACGTGGCGCAAGGCTTTTACTTCGGGCGCCCGGTGACCTCGACCGAGTTCGTCGACTCAGCGCAACAATTTCAAACGCAACCTGCACTGGGGGATGCGCGTCGGGCGTCGCTCGATCAATTGCACTGA
- the glnK gene encoding P-II family nitrogen regulator, whose protein sequence is MKLITAVIKPFKLDEVREALSDVGVKGITVTEVKGFGRQKGHTELYRGAEYVVDFLPKVKIEVAVDDAQLDGAIEAINGAAKTGKIGDGKIFVTALEQAIRIRTGETGSEAL, encoded by the coding sequence ATGAAGTTAATCACTGCTGTCATCAAGCCCTTCAAGCTGGATGAAGTGCGTGAAGCCTTGTCCGACGTGGGGGTCAAGGGCATCACCGTGACGGAGGTCAAGGGGTTCGGCCGTCAGAAGGGGCACACCGAGTTGTACCGTGGCGCCGAGTACGTCGTCGACTTTCTACCCAAGGTCAAAATCGAAGTTGCTGTCGATGATGCCCAGCTCGACGGGGCCATCGAAGCGATCAATGGCGCCGCCAAGACCGGCAAGATCGGCGACGGCAAAATTTTTGTCACGGCCCTGGAACAGGCCATCCGTATTCGCACCGGTGAAACCGGCAGCGAAGCGCTTTAA
- a CDS encoding helix-turn-helix domain-containing protein, with the protein MSSAATQIYYWPRSFLLRSFRFEQVRQYQRASVTLIVAASGGFGITTQGLGETQCSGVLLGPSSRRQGLRIAGADMREAVWILDVAPGTLQHRGLLDVLQRRPEARLSSAQLGRLQPLFAAQAEQPVLPPAQAQALHAQAVDALLPERASRPLDPRVAQVLQMLGERCLDEIEISELAASVELSESRLRSLVRRELASNLVQVSRWSAAWQTMLHWQPGMTLTDAAHAAGFHDLPHANRTANQMFGLSPSRALDSERVLLVPCAEPIAS; encoded by the coding sequence GTGTCGTCCGCCGCCACGCAGATCTATTACTGGCCCCGTAGTTTCCTACTCCGCAGCTTCCGCTTCGAACAGGTGCGGCAGTACCAACGTGCCTCGGTTACCTTGATCGTGGCGGCCAGCGGAGGTTTCGGCATCACCACCCAGGGCCTGGGTGAAACGCAATGCAGCGGCGTGTTGCTGGGGCCGTCATCACGCCGTCAGGGTTTGCGTATCGCCGGCGCCGATATGCGTGAGGCGGTCTGGATACTCGATGTCGCGCCCGGCACGCTGCAGCATCGCGGCTTGCTGGATGTGCTGCAACGGCGGCCCGAGGCGCGTTTGTCGAGCGCCCAGCTGGGGCGTCTGCAACCCTTGTTTGCGGCCCAGGCCGAGCAGCCGGTGTTGCCGCCAGCGCAGGCTCAGGCCCTGCATGCGCAGGCGGTGGATGCGCTGTTGCCTGAGCGTGCTTCGCGCCCGCTTGATCCGCGTGTGGCCCAGGTGCTGCAGATGCTGGGTGAACGTTGTCTTGATGAAATCGAGATCAGCGAGCTGGCGGCCAGTGTGGAGTTGTCGGAATCGCGCTTGCGCAGTCTGGTGCGGCGGGAGCTGGCCAGTAACCTGGTTCAGGTGTCGCGCTGGTCAGCGGCGTGGCAGACCATGCTGCACTGGCAGCCCGGTATGACCCTGACCGATGCTGCGCATGCGGCTGGCTTTCATGATTTGCCCCACGCCAACCGCACGGCCAACCAGATGTTCGGTCTTTCGCCCTCGCGTGCGCTGGACAGCGAACGTGTTCTGTTGGTGCCCTGCGCCGAGCCGATCGCATCCTGA
- a CDS encoding Na(+)-translocating NADH-quinone reductase subunit A gives MHIRIKKGLTLPINGAPRQSIEDGPEVTRVALIGQDYVGMKPTMFVAEGDRVKLGQPLFEDKKNPGVIYTSPGCGVVEAINRGAKRVLQSVVIQLDGDEAESFDKFDDAELESLDGNIVRQNLIKSGLWTTLRTRPYSKVPQIDSTPAAIFVTAMDSNPLAADPAVVVADDSASFHRGLRILSTLSDKLHVCKAAGSSLQAPSVNGLEVSEFSGPHPAGLVGTHIHYLHPVGASRTVWHINYQDVMAIGQLFATGQYPTQRVVALAGPKVSDPRLLRTRVGASTDTLIAGELIDDDDCRVISGSVWAGRRAAGWASFLGRYHTQISVLPEGGDREFLGWVRPGPNKFSAINVFVSALQRASRSFDFSTSQNGSPRAMVPIGNYEQVMPLDILPTQLLRALVVKDTDSAQELGCLELDEEDLALCSFVCVGKYNFGPYLRANLEQIEREG, from the coding sequence ATGCACATTCGCATCAAGAAAGGGCTGACGCTGCCAATCAATGGCGCGCCCCGCCAGAGTATCGAGGACGGCCCGGAGGTCACCCGGGTTGCACTGATCGGCCAAGATTATGTCGGTATGAAACCGACCATGTTCGTTGCCGAAGGCGACCGGGTCAAACTCGGCCAACCTCTGTTCGAAGACAAGAAAAACCCCGGTGTCATTTACACCTCACCCGGATGCGGTGTGGTGGAAGCGATCAATCGCGGTGCCAAACGTGTTCTTCAATCCGTTGTGATCCAACTCGACGGTGATGAAGCCGAGAGTTTTGACAAGTTCGACGACGCTGAGCTCGAAAGCCTGGATGGCAACATCGTGCGTCAGAACCTGATCAAGTCCGGCCTGTGGACCACCTTGCGCACGCGGCCGTACAGCAAAGTCCCGCAAATCGACAGCACACCCGCTGCGATTTTCGTGACCGCAATGGACTCCAATCCACTGGCCGCCGACCCGGCTGTTGTGGTCGCCGACGATTCGGCCAGCTTCCACCGTGGGCTGCGAATCCTCAGCACCCTGAGCGACAAGCTCCACGTGTGCAAAGCCGCGGGCAGCTCTTTGCAAGCGCCGAGCGTGAATGGCCTGGAAGTCAGCGAGTTTTCCGGCCCGCATCCGGCAGGCCTGGTCGGCACACACATTCATTACCTCCATCCGGTCGGCGCCAGCCGCACGGTTTGGCACATCAATTACCAGGATGTGATGGCGATCGGCCAGCTGTTCGCGACCGGCCAGTACCCCACTCAGCGGGTTGTCGCCCTGGCAGGGCCGAAAGTCAGCGACCCGCGCCTGCTGCGGACCCGTGTGGGCGCCAGCACGGACACCCTGATTGCGGGTGAACTGATCGACGACGACGATTGCCGGGTTATCTCGGGTTCGGTCTGGGCCGGGCGGCGCGCTGCCGGCTGGGCCAGCTTTCTGGGTCGCTATCACACCCAGATCTCGGTATTGCCGGAAGGCGGTGACCGCGAGTTTCTTGGCTGGGTACGCCCCGGCCCGAACAAGTTCTCGGCCATCAACGTATTTGTCTCAGCCCTGCAACGGGCCAGCCGTAGTTTCGACTTTTCGACCAGTCAGAACGGCAGCCCGCGCGCCATGGTGCCCATCGGCAACTATGAGCAAGTGATGCCGCTGGACATCCTGCCGACTCAGCTGCTGCGTGCCCTTGTGGTCAAGGACACGGACTCTGCGCAGGAACTGGGCTGTCTGGAACTGGATGAAGAAGATCTGGCGCTGTGTTCGTTTGTGTGCGTCGGCAAATACAACTTTGGTCCGTATCTGCGGGCCAATCTGGAACAGATTGAGCGGGAAGGCTAA
- a CDS encoding esterase/lipase family protein: MADSSLPNGGFTGLTPADIEHARKLVGRGLSLVHLGCNLATDVVDVVGRMHGTISRVPGPFSRLRNDAAFGIAGFIYRLIRGSFDNLSQGFAEAGRVLDQPAAPSDANWLHFQAALNGVFGDRLARDNSPLALGMSLHRTFEAAGAGSHPVHHQVIFLHGLCMSELGWHNPAHQALCERLRAQAGTDVAYLRYNTGRHISSNGEDLSALLESTLSANQQLTLIGHSMGGLLIRSALHAAEVAGHRWPSRLKQAAMLGSPHHGAPLERIGNWANRLLKISPYMTPLAHLGEMRSAGIRDLRFGSLTRGDWSALPQDDHAGDVRLPLPLPAGPRYLLVAASVSPSLPEDLSRARHDYLVPVSSALGLSTQAGWQLEADALKRVTLAATHHMQLLDHAPVYDALSDWLI, translated from the coding sequence ATGGCGGATTCCAGCCTGCCCAACGGTGGCTTTACCGGCCTGACGCCGGCTGATATCGAACATGCCCGCAAGCTAGTCGGCCGGGGACTGAGCTTGGTGCATCTGGGCTGCAACCTGGCCACCGACGTGGTCGATGTGGTCGGGCGCATGCACGGCACCATCAGCCGTGTACCGGGACCTTTTTCACGCCTGCGCAACGACGCCGCCTTCGGTATTGCCGGCTTCATCTACCGCCTGATCCGCGGCAGCTTTGACAACCTCAGCCAGGGGTTCGCCGAGGCCGGGCGCGTGCTCGACCAGCCCGCCGCACCCAGCGATGCAAACTGGCTGCACTTTCAGGCCGCACTCAATGGTGTGTTTGGCGATCGTCTGGCCCGTGACAACAGCCCGCTGGCGCTGGGCATGAGCCTGCACCGCACCTTCGAGGCTGCTGGCGCCGGCAGCCACCCTGTCCACCATCAGGTTATTTTTCTGCATGGCCTGTGCATGAGTGAACTGGGCTGGCACAACCCGGCCCACCAGGCACTGTGTGAGCGCTTGCGGGCCCAGGCCGGCACCGATGTGGCCTATCTGCGCTACAACACCGGGCGGCACATCTCGAGCAATGGCGAAGACCTGTCTGCGCTGCTCGAATCAACGCTCTCAGCAAATCAGCAGCTGACCCTGATCGGTCACAGCATGGGTGGCTTGCTGATCCGCAGCGCTCTGCACGCCGCCGAGGTCGCCGGTCACCGCTGGCCCAGTCGTCTCAAGCAGGCCGCCATGCTTGGCAGCCCGCACCACGGCGCACCGCTGGAGCGGATCGGCAACTGGGCCAACCGGCTGCTCAAGATCTCGCCGTACATGACACCTCTGGCCCATCTGGGTGAAATGCGTTCGGCCGGCATCCGCGATCTGCGTTTCGGCAGCCTGACCCGGGGCGACTGGAGCGCGTTGCCACAGGATGATCATGCCGGCGATGTGCGCCTGCCGCTGCCCTTGCCAGCCGGCCCCCGCTATCTTCTGGTTGCGGCCAGCGTGTCGCCCAGCTTGCCCGAAGACCTGTCGCGCGCACGCCATGACTATCTTGTGCCGGTGTCCTCGGCATTGGGCTTATCCACGCAGGCCGGCTGGCAGCTTGAGGCCGATGCGCTCAAGCGGGTCACCCTCGCGGCCACGCATCACATGCAGCTGCTTGATCACGCACCGGTCTACGACGCGTTGAGCGACTGGCTGATTTAA
- a CDS encoding TetR family transcriptional regulator — protein sequence MGRPQKTHRASKDRSLNTRQALREAALELMDRDNSFDGLSLREITREVGVVPTTFYRHFSDMESLGLELVAESFRTLRELLKVARQTAVPGEKMIRRSVETFVTYVRAHRRHFQFLARERFGGVAAIREEIRTEVRLLQSELATDLGRFPVLKTWSTEDLNMVSGLMINAMIGIVEQVLSSRRRGQDDDELIMIAEKQLRLIILGVPQWRSQGD from the coding sequence ATGGGCCGGCCGCAAAAGACCCACCGCGCCAGCAAAGACCGCTCGCTGAATACCCGGCAGGCCCTGCGCGAAGCGGCGCTGGAACTGATGGACCGCGACAACAGCTTTGACGGGCTGAGCTTGCGCGAGATCACCCGTGAGGTCGGGGTGGTGCCGACCACCTTCTACCGGCATTTCAGCGACATGGAGTCGCTCGGTCTGGAATTGGTGGCCGAATCGTTCCGTACCCTGCGCGAACTGCTCAAGGTTGCACGCCAGACGGCGGTGCCCGGCGAGAAAATGATTCGACGCTCGGTCGAGACCTTTGTCACCTATGTACGCGCGCATCGGCGTCATTTTCAGTTTCTGGCCCGCGAACGCTTTGGTGGCGTGGCCGCGATCCGCGAGGAAATTCGCACCGAGGTGCGCTTGCTGCAAAGCGAACTGGCCACTGACCTGGGACGTTTTCCAGTGCTCAAGACCTGGTCGACCGAAGACCTGAACATGGTCTCGGGCCTGATGATTAACGCCATGATCGGCATCGTCGAGCAGGTGCTGTCCTCGCGCCGGCGCGGCCAGGACGATGACGAACTCATCATGATTGCGGAAAAGCAGCTGCGCCTGATCATCCTGGGCGTGCCGCAATGGCGCTCGCAAGGCGACTGA
- a CDS encoding ammonium transporter, producing the protein MENNIFELQYAIDTFYFLVCGALVMWMAAGFSMLEAGLVRAKNTTEILTKNVALFSISCIMYMVCGYMIMYGGDLFLSGIAEVDADAVLVDFAGREDGFRGGSIYSGASDFFFQVVFVATAMSIVSGAVAERMKLWAFLAFAVVMTGFIYPMEGNWTWGGGSVFGMFTLGDLGFSDFAGSGIVHMAGAAAALAGVLLLGPRKGKYGADGKVSPIPGSNLPLATLGTFILWMGWFGFNGGSVLKLGDISNANAVAMVFLNTNTAAAGGLVAALLTARLLFGKADLTMALNGALAGLVVITAEPSTPTALTATLFGAAGGVLVVFSILLLDKLKIDDPVGAISVHGTCGLLGLLVVPLTNDGSTFSGQLIGAATIFIWVFVTSMIVWGVLKAVMGIRVSEEEEMEGVDIAECGLEAYPDFTKS; encoded by the coding sequence ATGGAAAACAATATTTTTGAACTGCAGTACGCCATAGACACCTTCTACTTTTTGGTCTGTGGCGCGCTGGTGATGTGGATGGCTGCGGGCTTCTCAATGCTCGAAGCTGGCCTGGTCCGGGCCAAGAACACCACCGAAATTCTGACCAAGAACGTCGCGTTGTTCTCGATCTCCTGCATCATGTACATGGTCTGCGGCTATATGATCATGTACGGCGGCGATTTGTTCCTCTCCGGCATCGCCGAAGTGGACGCCGATGCCGTACTGGTTGATTTTGCTGGTCGCGAAGATGGTTTCCGCGGCGGCTCGATCTACTCCGGCGCCTCCGACTTCTTCTTCCAGGTGGTGTTTGTTGCAACCGCCATGTCGATCGTCTCCGGTGCTGTTGCTGAACGCATGAAGCTGTGGGCCTTCCTGGCTTTCGCGGTGGTCATGACTGGCTTCATCTACCCGATGGAAGGCAACTGGACCTGGGGCGGTGGCTCGGTGTTCGGCATGTTCACCCTGGGTGATCTGGGCTTCTCCGACTTTGCCGGTTCCGGCATCGTGCACATGGCCGGTGCGGCTGCTGCTCTGGCTGGTGTGCTGCTGCTTGGTCCGCGTAAGGGCAAGTACGGCGCCGACGGCAAAGTGTCCCCGATTCCGGGCTCCAACCTGCCGCTGGCCACGCTCGGCACCTTCATCCTGTGGATGGGCTGGTTCGGCTTCAATGGCGGTTCCGTGCTCAAGCTGGGCGACATCTCCAACGCCAACGCTGTGGCCATGGTGTTCCTCAACACCAACACCGCCGCTGCCGGCGGTCTGGTGGCTGCCCTGCTGACCGCACGTCTGCTGTTCGGCAAAGCTGACCTGACCATGGCCCTGAACGGTGCCCTGGCTGGCCTGGTGGTGATCACCGCTGAACCGAGCACGCCGACGGCGCTGACCGCGACCCTGTTCGGTGCGGCCGGCGGTGTGCTGGTGGTGTTCTCCATCCTGCTGCTGGACAAGCTCAAAATCGACGACCCGGTCGGTGCGATCTCGGTGCACGGCACCTGTGGTCTGCTCGGCCTGCTGGTCGTGCCTCTGACCAACGACGGCTCGACCTTCAGCGGTCAGCTGATCGGTGCTGCCACGATCTTCATCTGGGTGTTCGTCACCAGCATGATCGTGTGGGGCGTGCTCAAAGCTGTCATGGGCATCCGCGTCAGCGAAGAGGAAGAGATGGAAGGCGTCGATATCGCCGAATGCGGTCTCGAAGCTTACCCGGACTTCACCAAGTCCTAA
- a CDS encoding accessory factor UbiK family protein: protein MRPNPVQELAERLSQVLPPGLASVRDELRDNFRAVLQAQLSELDLVSREQFEVQKELMLRLRQRLVELEARVQELENAKD from the coding sequence ATGAGACCCAATCCCGTGCAGGAACTCGCCGAACGCCTGAGTCAGGTGCTTCCGCCAGGTCTGGCGTCGGTCCGTGATGAATTACGCGACAACTTTCGTGCAGTGCTGCAGGCTCAGCTGAGTGAGCTCGACCTGGTCAGCCGCGAGCAGTTCGAAGTACAAAAGGAGTTGATGCTGCGCCTGCGTCAGCGCCTTGTTGAGCTGGAGGCGCGGGTGCAAGAGCTGGAAAACGCAAAAGACTGA
- a CDS encoding SDR family oxidoreductase: protein MNYFVTGATGFIGRFVVERLLRREDATVYVLIRESSRDKFEALKQRLGANDKQLIAVWGDITQAGLTDAATTKKLKGKIDHLFHLAAVYDMNMDDETGDRINNEGTRNVVEFANALGGKVCLQHVSSVAVAGGQWVGNFTEKMFDEGQDTSHPYFRTKFQSEAIVREECQVPWRVYRPGMVVGCSETGEMDKIDGPYYMFPLIKQIRNKVPKWLPLLGLEGGKMPLAPVDYVADAMIEIAHQQGQDGKAFCLIQKPQDSMGRMLEIMFDAAHGPGFARKYPLPELPAVVPGALKETRKVLPLDMAAKQMSRAVGIPLSALGYVRNKAVFDDSQTREALKDTEIRCPQLKDYADKLWTYWETHMDYPRADRRNVARLGGKVVLITGASSGIGLEAAKRFASNGATVVMVARSLDKLEAVAETIRSKGGDARYYSCDLNNLDAIDELSAQVLKDLGRVDILINNAGRSIRRAVLESLDRFHDFERTMQLNYFGCIRLIMNLLPSMVEHNGGQVINISSIGCLSNAARFSAYVASKSALDAYSRCLSAEVKQHNIDISTIYMPLVRTPMIAPTKLYDYAPAWSVDDAADLVLSAAVDRKKRVKTVLGQAAELSYALWPRLNDSVLSRAFQLFPSSTAAKGGGKPEEKLSREGMALAYLLRGSHL from the coding sequence ATGAACTACTTTGTAACCGGCGCGACCGGCTTTATCGGCCGCTTTGTTGTTGAACGTTTGCTGCGGCGTGAAGACGCCACGGTCTATGTGCTGATCCGCGAAAGTTCGCGTGACAAGTTCGAGGCGCTCAAGCAACGTCTCGGGGCCAACGACAAGCAGCTCATCGCGGTGTGGGGTGACATCACCCAGGCAGGCCTGACCGACGCGGCCACGACCAAAAAGCTCAAAGGCAAGATCGATCACCTGTTCCACCTTGCCGCCGTCTATGACATGAACATGGACGACGAGACCGGCGATCGCATCAACAACGAAGGCACGCGCAACGTTGTCGAGTTCGCCAACGCACTGGGTGGCAAGGTGTGCTTGCAGCATGTGAGTTCGGTGGCCGTGGCCGGCGGGCAGTGGGTCGGCAACTTCACCGAAAAGATGTTCGATGAGGGCCAGGACACCTCGCACCCGTACTTCCGCACCAAGTTCCAGTCCGAGGCCATCGTGCGCGAGGAATGCCAGGTGCCGTGGCGGGTCTATCGCCCGGGCATGGTGGTGGGTTGCTCCGAAACCGGCGAAATGGACAAGATCGACGGCCCTTATTACATGTTCCCGCTGATCAAGCAGATCCGGAACAAGGTGCCCAAGTGGTTGCCCCTGCTCGGCCTTGAAGGCGGCAAGATGCCACTGGCACCGGTCGATTACGTGGCCGATGCGATGATTGAGATCGCTCATCAGCAGGGCCAGGATGGCAAGGCGTTCTGTCTGATCCAGAAACCGCAGGATTCGATGGGGCGGATGCTCGAGATCATGTTCGATGCAGCCCACGGGCCGGGCTTTGCGCGCAAGTATCCGTTGCCGGAACTGCCTGCTGTGGTCCCTGGCGCGCTCAAGGAAACGCGCAAGGTGCTGCCGCTGGACATGGCGGCCAAGCAAATGTCGCGTGCGGTCGGAATTCCGTTGTCTGCCTTGGGCTATGTCCGCAACAAGGCGGTGTTTGACGACAGCCAGACCCGTGAAGCACTCAAGGATACGGAGATCCGCTGCCCCCAGCTCAAGGACTACGCCGACAAGCTCTGGACCTACTGGGAAACCCACATGGACTATCCGCGGGCCGATCGTCGCAATGTGGCGCGGCTTGGTGGCAAGGTGGTGCTGATCACCGGCGCGTCCAGCGGTATCGGGCTGGAAGCGGCCAAGCGTTTTGCCTCCAATGGCGCGACCGTGGTCATGGTGGCGCGTAGCCTGGACAAACTGGAAGCGGTGGCTGAAACCATTCGCTCCAAGGGTGGCGATGCGCGTTACTACTCCTGCGATCTCAACAACCTGGATGCGATTGATGAGCTGTCGGCCCAGGTGCTCAAGGATCTGGGCCGGGTCGATATCCTGATCAACAACGCCGGGCGTTCGATCCGTCGTGCGGTGCTTGAGTCGCTGGACCGCTTCCACGACTTTGAGCGCACCATGCAGCTCAACTACTTCGGTTGCATTCGCCTGATCATGAATCTGCTGCCGTCGATGGTCGAGCACAATGGTGGTCAGGTCATCAACATTTCGAGTATCGGCTGTTTGTCCAACGCCGCGCGCTTCTCCGCCTATGTGGCTTCGAAGTCGGCGCTGGATGCGTACTCGCGCTGTCTCTCCGCCGAGGTCAAGCAGCACAACATCGATATCAGCACCATCTACATGCCGTTGGTGCGCACGCCGATGATCGCACCGACCAAACTGTACGACTACGCCCCGGCCTGGTCGGTGGATGATGCCGCAGACCTGGTGCTCAGTGCGGCGGTGGATCGCAAGAAGCGGGTCAAGACGGTGCTCGGCCAGGCGGCCGAACTGAGTTACGCCCTGTGGCCGCGCCTGAACGACTCGGTACTGTCACGTGCCTTCCAGCTGTTCCCGTCCTCGACGGCCGCAAAGGGTGGTGGCAAGCCGGAAGAGAAGCTCAGTCGCGAAGGCATGGCGCTGGCCTATCTGTTGCGCGGTTCGCATCTGTAG